TCCCAaacaagaacacaacaaaaggTGGTTTCCAGGGCACTTTACTTTAGATAAGAACTCATAGAAAAGttgattcaaacacacacatgttgcacATAAATAGGGTTACTTTCAAGATTTACTTTTCtatttccctatggggatgaatatTGTAATAGCAGCCTACACATGGATGAATATAACTGTATGGACACAAATAGCAGcaggtgtatttacaaagtatagaaatagaataaataagtaaaatacaaaaaagattAGAACATGAATTAgcacagtattatgttattgcagtgttgttccagtccttctgtcggccctcctccccccccagggaggagttgaacagtctgatggctcggggggtGAATCAGTTCCCCAGCCTGTTTGTGCttaacttggggaggcgcagcctctggctgatcaggcttctctggctgtggacgacagtgtgcagagggtggcggacatcgTCCATGATGCTCcacagcttgtcaatagttctcctctctttgcataaatatagaatacagaaataaaattacaacataaatattaaatataaccAATTACAGTATTGTGATTGAATGGGTTTGGATGGGTTAGAGTCTAAAAGCAGACTTTATGTCAGCTGAGCTTAAATGCAATAATAAAAGTCCCCAAGTTAAAAAAGTGCTTAAAAAGGTTTAACAGCATTAATGCAGATGCAGTGATGGCTGGAGATAGTTgaaggcagcagaaaacagcagaatctccaTTTAGCATGTATCCACTCCAGCACCTTTGGGGGGTTTTtagacagctgctgctggtggttccaGCATAGGTGTTTCAGCAGGGGTAGGTTCTTGGCCCGGTCCAGGTTCTTGGCCCGGCCCGCAAAACCTCTCGAAGATCTTTCCACAGCACACCTCTGTTTCAAATGGcataaaggttattttaaaacagaacggACCAGGACAATATGCCACTACTTACTGTTTTTGCCACCGTTCGTACCatattttttcttgtatttgcaCCACATCACCAGGACAACCAGGACAACCAGGacagccaggaccaccaggacagccaggaccaccaggaccacagccagGACAGTCTGGTCCTTTGAACTCCCTATCAACACATGATACACAATCACTGGTAATTTTAATATTACACAATCACCAACAATTCTaatattattgtaaatacaaTGTGGATTTAAATACACCCACCGTTTGTGACAGATGGGGGCATACCTGAACTATTATGCATGTTGCCTTTAGTCACGGGGTTTATTCTTTTTGCTGCATCTTCATTCCTGCGAAGGTCCTCACAGGGAACTGTAAAAAGGTAATTTTCATATATTACTGACAAACTGCAGGTAAAGATGACTATGTTAGGACTTGGGCCTCACCTGTAACGTTAGCACTGTAAAATTCCCcctgtggaaacagacaaagtGAGATTTTTAATGCTTCATCAGGGGACCTGATCCGACAATAATGAGAAAGTTACACATCTCAGACAGTTGCAAAATGCATTcctttggaacattttccagatATTACAAGTGTATAATACCTTGCCACATGTGGCTTTAAAGAAGAGGTGTTCTATGCACTCTAAGGTGACGAGACCATCAAGGCTGTTGTTCCTCACAAGTGAAGCTTCCTCTTCATTGTTTGCAATCACGTGGTCCTGAATCCATAAATTAGTCCATCACACAGCCAAAAACAGCCTGATATTCTTAAAATACCAACAGTAACATTGGATTCCCCGAGACAGGTGAGTGCTGATGTGGTACTCACGGTTGCATTGTAGTAGCTGTAAtcacagtctgcacctgcagGTCCGTCTGAGATGGTGTAGGAGAACAGGCCGCCCTTCTGGCTGAACGTCATTTGCAGCGCACAGCTGGGTGCCACAGTAAcggctgctgcagggaaaagcccATAAACAAGAAgcaatttctgtctgtctgtcataatccaagataaatggataatcagccttttgtatacctgtacatagtacagagagtgtatacaatatacatatcagaatatataatattcagtgtgtgcagaatggttgaaatgctattagagaATTCTAGTTATTGTGTGAGTCCGGCGGTAAAAGCAGtcatttatgtttattgtgctgctCCACTCCGGTGGAAAAAAGCACCTTTACCCGCCCAGTTCTGTCAGGTGTCCtgtaggtggtggtggtggtggggggttaaTATGGATGACAGTTTAGCCATCATCCTctcgtttcccaccacctccactgagtctaGGGGGCAAAAAGTCCCGTGTTATAGGACGGATCATTTTCAACCTTGACAAATCGACTCGCACTTTCAAAGtatacttgttttaaactatAAACTTGACACACAATCAAGTCGACATTCGAGTGGAAATAACGGAATCGCGCGAGTGCAACGGCGTCGTAAAGAACATTTACAAACACGTTAGAAGTTTTTCGATGAAATTAATAAGAACACTCACAACAGTAGAATCCGGATGCCATGAATTAACTTTGATTCTTTACACATGCAACCGCATGAGTCAAGCACCCTTAACTATGTGACTATGTCACACCCAACCTGTCTAAACGTCAGAAGTCTTTCTAtgaatccctccatccatcctctaccgcttatccggggtcgggtcgcgggggcagcagcctgagcagagaagcccagacttccctctccccagctcatcggggggatccccaggcgagtcgagagacatagtctctccaacgtgtcctaggtttcccgggggcctcctaccggaggaaCATGCCctaacacctcaccagggaggcgtccagggggcaccCTAACtcggtgcccaagccacctcatctggctcctctcaacgcggaggagcagcggctctactccgagctcctcccggatgacagagcttctcaccctgtctctaaggagagcccagccaccctacggaggaagctcatttcgggcgcttgtacccgtgatcttgttctttcggtcattacccaaagctcatgaccacaggtgagggtaggaacgaagatgacccgtaaattgagagcttcgtctgttggctcagctctctcttcaccacaacggaccggtgcagagtcatTACTGCTGATTACTCTTTCTATGAAATTAATAAGAATACTCACTGAAAAGTAAAATCCTGATGTAGAGAGCCATAAATTCACTTCGGTTCTTCATACAACCTGCGGTAGCGGGATCAGACGTGAGAGCGAGGAGTTCCCTGAGCCAGGGCTAATTTATAGTTACCTAACCACGCCCACTTTAGTGACGTCAAAGGAATTGTCCCAGGTTGGCATAAACCGGAAAACACCACTGACAGAGGAGCGTAAAGGTGGCTGGAAATTACGTTACCTTTTGAAACTTTGCCGAACAAATCGTTATAACCAAACTATACACCCTTTTAGCTACAAGCCCCTCCCGACTCACTCAAACGTCACTTTTAGAACATCGAAGAAAATCAGCGCTGAAGAACTGACAAAGGTGTTCGacaaatgcaaatgttgtttttacttCTGTGGAAAAgtatcatttttaaatttttcatgtttttgcagCATGTTCGTAGTTGTAACTCTTTATATTTTTGACaagaaatatatttatatagagCAAAGTATTGTATGTTATATAAGGTTTAagggtttttttaattgtagaAAAATATTACTGTCCGTTTTTATCCCCATTCATGTTCAAAAACATTTACTTCTAGTGTGTTCAATAAATGTTTATCCTGTTCGGCCAGCAACCTAAAGTGTGCTTTGAGTTTTGGCCCCAGGTGCAAttgagtttgacacccctgCTCTAAGGTCTCAAACCCCTACTACTTGGCCCTGTTAACTCTAAAAATCTAAAACCTGCCTTTAAAACGACATCATCCGATTTCCCCCTCAACAATTCCTCGAGATTACGTGTTACTTTATTACCTGTAAGTGTTTCTTTAAGTGTGACTCTGCAACTCACTTTAATAGTGCTCTACTAGAACCACGGAACCCTTAGTGACCTCTTACAGTCACACTTGAGACAACTTTGGTTCACTATCACTTAATCAATTTGTCTTTCTGACAATAACCTAATGGATCAAATTGTGACAACACAATTTTGTGTCACACacaccttgttgttgttgagccaCAGCCACAAacattcaattttcttttattaaagtcTCAAGATGAgtagcaacaaaataaacattgtgATTGAAATTTAGATaaaggtggagggagaggtcagaggtcgggagGAGGATCAGGGTCTTTAACAAGTAGTTCTGCTGTTCTACAGCCAgatgatcctgctgctgctgtctggagtGACTGGCTAGTTTGAGACACTTGTGTTCTGAGTTTAGGTTTTcattttagctgcctgactgtTTTAATAAACCCAGATTGAAGTTGTTTTCTGATAAGTGGCTCCATACCTGTGgcaaaatctgttttcattttaataacccccccagattagattagattagattcaactttattgttattgcacatgtacaggtacagagcaacaaaatgcagtttagcatctaaccagaagtgcaaaagaagcagcaagtgaggataataacttaataaatacagtatggcGGTTATTTTACAATCGTTTAccgggttgtgctataaacatattttacagatggtgttt
Above is a genomic segment from Takifugu flavidus isolate HTHZ2018 unplaced genomic scaffold, ASM371156v2 ctg434, whole genome shotgun sequence containing:
- the LOC130520588 gene encoding uncharacterized protein LOC130520588 isoform X8; translated protein: MKNRSEFMALYIRILLFTAVTVAPSCALQMTFSQKGGLFSYTISDGPAGADCDYSYYNATDHVIANNEEEASLVRNNSLDGLVTLECIEHLFFKATCGKGEFYSANVTVPCEDLRRNEDAAKRINPVTKGNMHNSSGSSKDQTVLAVVLVVLAVLVVLAVLVVLVVLVMWCKYKKKYEVCCGKIFERFCGPGQEPGPGQEPTPAETPMLEPPAAAV
- the LOC130520588 gene encoding uncharacterized protein LOC130520588 isoform X2, with the translated sequence MKNRSEFMALYIRILLFTVTVAPSCALQMTFSQKGGLFSYTISDGPAGADCDYSYYNATDHVIANNEEEASLVRNNSLDGLVTLECIEHLFFKATCGKGEFYSANVTVPCEDLRRNEDAAKRINPVTKGNMHNSSGMPPSVTNGSSKDQTVLAVVLVVLAVLVVLAVLVVLVVLVMWCKYKKKYGTNGGKNKVCCGKIFERFCGPGQEPGPGQEPTPAETPMLEPPAAAV
- the LOC130520588 gene encoding uncharacterized protein LOC130520588 isoform X3: MGRLKLLLVYGLFPAAAVTVAPSCALQMTFSQEGDLFFYTISDGPAGADCVYSYYNATDHVIANNEEEASLVRNNSLDGLVTLECIEHLFFKATCGKGEFYSANVTVPCEDLRRNEDAAKRINPVTKGNMHNSSGMPPSVTNGSSKDQTVLAVVLVVLAVLVVLAVLVVLVVLVMWCKYKKKYGTNGGKNKVCCGKIFERFCGPGQEPGPGQEPTPAETPMLEPPAAAV
- the LOC130520588 gene encoding uncharacterized protein LOC130520588 isoform X1, producing the protein MKNRSEFMALYIRILLFTAVTVAPSCALQMTFSQKGGLFSYTISDGPAGADCDYSYYNATDHVIANNEEEASLVRNNSLDGLVTLECIEHLFFKATCGKGEFYSANVTVPCEDLRRNEDAAKRINPVTKGNMHNSSGMPPSVTNGSSKDQTVLAVVLVVLAVLVVLAVLVVLVVLVMWCKYKKKYGTNGGKNKVCCGKIFERFCGPGQEPGPGQEPTPAETPMLEPPAAAV
- the LOC130520588 gene encoding uncharacterized protein LOC130520588 isoform X6, yielding MKNRSEFMALYIRILLFTAVTVAPSCALQMTFSQKGGLFSYTISDGPAGADCDYSYYNATDHVIANNEEEASLVRNNSLDGLVTLECIEHLFFKATCGKGEFYSANVTVPCEDLRRNEDAAKRINPVTKGNMHNSSGSSKDQTVLAVVLVVLAVLVVLAVLVVLVVLVMWCKYKKKYGTNGGKNKVCCGKIFERFCGPGQEPGPGQEPTPAETPMLEPPAAAV
- the LOC130520588 gene encoding uncharacterized protein LOC130520588 isoform X5; translation: MKNRSEFMALYIRILLFTAVTVAPSCALQMTFSQKGGLFSYTISDGPAGADCDYSYYNATDHVIANNEEEASLVRNNSLDGLVTLECIEHLFFKATCGKGEFYSANVTVPCEDLRRNEDAAKRINPVTKGNMHNSSGMPPSVTNGSSKDQTVLAVVLVVLAVLVVLAVLVVLVVLVMWCKYKKKYEVCCGKIFERFCGPGQEPGPGQEPTPAETPMLEPPAAAV